The Primulina eburnea isolate SZY01 chromosome 6, ASM2296580v1, whole genome shotgun sequence genome contains a region encoding:
- the LOC140834898 gene encoding mitogen-activated protein kinase kinase 4, whose translation MRPLQPPPSANRSNRRILPDLTLPLPQRDFSLAVPLPLPPSSAPSSGSSGGFNYGDLDRISRIGSGAGGTVYKVFHRPTGKLYALKVIYGNHEDSVRRQMLREIEILRDVNNTNVVKCHCMYDQNGEIQVLLEYLDKGSLEGAHIPHEPTLSDLTRQILSGLYYLHRRKIVHRDIKPSNLLMNSRRDVKIADFGVSRVLAQTMDPCNSAVGTIAYMSPERINTDLNHGKYDGYAGDIWSLGVSILEFYLGRFPFAVGRQGDWASLMIAICMSQPPEAPSTASKEFKDFIACCLQTDPARRWTAGQLLRHPFIMQYASPGSNGSGSNQVHQSHQLLPPPPPQFSSS comes from the coding sequence ATGAGACCCCTTCAACCGCCGCCTTCCGCCAATCGTTCCAACCGCCGAATCCTCCCTGACCTTACCCTCCCTTTGCCCCAACGAGACTTTTCCCTCGCCGTGCCTCTCCCTCTGCCACCCAGCTCCGCCCCTTCCTCCGGCTCCAGTGGTGGCTTCAACTACGGTGATCTGGACCGAATCAGCCGCATCGGCAGCGGTGCGGGAGGAACTGTCTACAAAGTATTCCATCGACCCACCGGCAAATTGTACGCCCTGAAAGTGATATACGGCAACCACGAAGATTCGGTACGGCGTCAGATGCTCCGTGAAATCGAGATCCTACGCGACGTCAACAATACCAACGTCGTCAAATGTCATTGCATGTATGATCAAAATGGCGAAATTCAAGTCCTCCTCGAGTACCTTGACAAGGGTTCTCTGGAAGGCGCACACATCCCCCATGAACCCACTCTATCCGATCTCACTCGCCAGATTCTCTCCGGTTTGTACTATCTCCACAGGCGTAAAATCGTTCATCGAGACATCAAGCCCTCCAATTTACTGATGAACTCCCGCAGAGATGTCAAGATCGCTGACTTTGGCGTGTCTCGAGTTTTAGCTCAAACCATGGATCCCTGCAATTCAGCTGTTGGGACCATAGCTTACATGAGCCCGGAAAGAATCAATACTGATCTTAATCATGGCAAATACGATGGTTATGCTGGGGATATATGGAGCTTGGGTGTCAGCATTCTTGAATTTTACTTGGGAAGATTCCCATTTGCTGTTGGGAGGCAAGGTGATTGGGCTAGCCTTATGATTGCGATTTGTATGTCACAGCCACCAGAGGCACCCTCCACCGCTAGTAAAGAGTTTAAGGACTTTATTGCTTGTTGTCTTCAGACGGATCCCGCTAGGAGATGGACTGCTGGTCAGCTTTTGAGGCATCCTTTCATTATGCAGTATGCATCTCCGGGGAGCAACGGAAGTGGAAGCAATCAGGTGCATCAGTCTCATCAATTATTACCTCCTCCACCGCCACAATTTTCATCTTCTTGA
- the LOC140834900 gene encoding uncharacterized protein: MATLQPTLQFPKPCSAFPSSARQNPRPRNLSILRATTEEDPSPDETKPEPGKDDSFENRLYQIRLRNRSGTGKKAELRKSKKGKKSGSGSGSGTSIFLPPVPLKEALSEGLSVEFGFSSFVERIHGRLAILGLCALLSVELATGQGVISYHSPPIIFIQLYFVAAVSALYVKYEKEKISVWP; encoded by the coding sequence ATGGCGACTCTACAACCGACTCTCCAATTCCCCAAACCATGCTCAGCATTCCCATCCTCGGCCCGCCAGAACCCACGACCTCGAAATCTCTCTATTCTCCGCGCCACAACCGAAGAAGATCCTTCCCCAGACGAAACCAAACCCGAGCCAGGCAAGGACGACAGCTTCGAAAACCGCCTATACCAGATCCGCCTTCGTAACCGAAGTGGCACGGGCAAGAAAGCTGAGCTTAGGAAAAGCAAAAAAGGGAAGAAAAGTGGGTCCGGGTCAGGATCTGGGACGAGCATTTTCCTGCCTCCGGTACCACTGAAAGAAGCTTTGTCAGAAGGGTTGAGTGTGGAATTCGGGTTCAGCTCTTTTGTGGAGCGTATCCACGGTCGGCTTGCCATTCTTGGATTATGTGCTCTGTTATCAGTGGAGTTGGCGACTGGACAGGGAGTCATAAGCTATCATTCACCACCTATTATTTTCATTCAGTTGTATTTCGTGGCTGCGGTTTCTGCTTTGTATGTcaagtatgagaaggagaaAATCAGTGTGTGGCCATAG
- the LOC140834899 gene encoding O-fucosyltransferase 36-like has product MMEREHSEKEEDHENLISQNARSNDAVHSPNHRRSSFQIDDFKDQISSTSRKCHKRYLFAVFLPIMILLLYFTTDLKNLFRTRIPMAKDLGDNPSVNRMRESELRALYLLQQQETELFKTWNRTALMTKLYFDDVKNSGVVNRTSVDDNDKGIVTSSMLEDLKSRVFSQILLNKQIQGILLSSHENGDFVDLTENYTDASFGGWSRCGKVDQRLSERKTIEWKPKSNKYLFAICASGQMSNHLICLEKHMFFAALLNRVLVIPSAKVDYEFHRVLDIEHINKCVGRKVVVTFEELLETKKNSVHIDKFLCYFSLPQPCFVDGDHVKKLKGLGLTFGKIEAVWKEDVKNPKERTVQDVLGKFTSDDDVIAIGDMFFADVERDQVMQSGGPIAHKCKTLLEPHRLILLTAQRFIQTFLGKDFIALHFRRHGFLKFCNAKKPSCFYPVPEAADCINRVVERAGSPVIYLSTDAAGSETGLLQSLIASNGKTVPLVHRPVRNFAEKWDALLYRHGLEEDPQVEAMLDKTICALSTVFIGSSGSTFTEDILRLRKDWGSASLCDEYLCQGEHPNFIAEDE; this is encoded by the exons ATGATGGAACGAGAGCACTCAGAAAAAGAGGAGGATCACGAAAACCTAATTTCTCAGAATGCCAGGTCCAACGACGCCGTTCATTCTCCTAACCACCGCCGTTCCTCGTTCCAGATCGACGATTTCAAGGATCAAATCTCGAGCACCTCCCGCAAATGCCATAAGAGGTATCTTTTTGCCGTTTTCTTGCCCATCATGATTTTGCTGCTCTATTTTACAACAGACCTGAAGAACCTTTTCCGAACCCGCATACCGATGGCTAAGGATCTCGGCGACAATCCTTCGGTTAATCGCATGCGCGAGTCCGAATTGCGCGCTCTGTATTTGCTTCAGCAGCAGGAAACTGAGCTCTTCAAAACGTGGAATCGGACCGCATTGATGACGAAATTATATTTTGATGATGTGAAGAATAGTGGTGTTGTGAATCGGACTTCTGTCGACGATAATGATAAAGGCATTGTGACTTCTTCAATGCTTGAAGATTTGAAATCTCGTGTTTTTAGCCAAATTTTATTGAACAAACAAATTCAAGGGATTCTTTTGTCATCCCATGAAAACGGGGATTTCGTGGATTTAACTGAGAACTACACAGATGCAAGTTTTGGGGGTTGGAGTAGGTGCGGGAAGGTGGATCAGAGGTTATCTGAGAGGAAGACCATTGAGTGGAAGCCAAAATCAAACAAGTATCTGTTTGCAATTTGTGCTTCTGGTCAAATGTCTAATCATTTGATTTGTTTGGAGAAGCATATGTTCTTCGCAGCTTTGCTTAATCGTGTTTTGGTGATCCCTAGTGCAAAGGTTGATTACGAGTTCCATCGGGTACTGGATATTGAGCATATTAACAAATGTGTGGGAAGGAAAGTTGTGGTAACGTTTGAGGAATTGTTGGAGACTAAGAAGAATTCTGTGCATATCGACAAGTTCTTATGTTATTTCTCATTACCGCAGCCTTGTTTTGTGGATGGTGATCATGTGAAGAAGTTGAAGGGGTTGGGTCTCACATTTGGCAAGATTGAAGCTGTTTGGAAGGAGGATGTGAAGAATCCAAAGGAAAGAACGGTTCAGGATGTCTTAGGTAAGTTTACCTCGGATGATGATGTTATTGCAATTGGAGACATGTTCTTTGCAGATGTGGAGAGGGACCAGGTAATGCAGTCTGGTGGTCCTATTGCCCACAAATGTAAGACGCTGCTTGAGCCACATCGGCTTATTCTGCTCACTGCTCAACGTTTTATTCAGACATTCCTAGGGAAGGACTTCATAGCTCTTCATTTTCGGCGACACGGTTTCTTGAAATTTTG CAACGCCAAGAAACCAAGCTGCTTTTACCCTGTTCCTGAAGCTGCAGATTGCATAAATCGAGTGGTTGAACGGGCTGGCAGTCCTGTGATATATCTTTCTACAGATGCTGCAGGAAGTGAAACTGGTTTACTGCAGTCTCTCATTGCCTCAAACGGGAAGACTGTGCCACTTGTTCATAGACCTGTTCGTAATTTTGCGGAAAAGTGGGATGCTTTGCTATACAGGCATGGACTGGAGGAAGATCCTCAG GTTGAAGCAATGTTAGACAAGACTATTTGTGCTTTGTCTACCGTGTTTATTGGATCCTCTGGGTCTACATTTACGGAAGATATCTTGCGGCTTCGTAAGGACTGGGGATCAGCATCTTTATGTGATGAATATCTGTGCCAGGGTGAACATCCGAATTTTATTGCAGAAGATGAGTGA
- the LOC140834901 gene encoding RING-H2 finger protein ATL3-like: protein MTDSGAGNFGDSSVIERTGKIMVVTVILLFFVVVFVFCLHLYAKWFWYRRQVNPTTTTRRRRRLDFSPGYHEAAAVAALRRGLDPSLLKTIPITLFDPKEFKDGLECSVCLCEVAEGEKTRLLPKCNHGFHVECIDMWFQSHSTCPLCRNPVANQGQSSENSAADSTLETTQQIPAVENPDFSTETPNFPTNVLFWGDETQVSTFGPNCVAEDHQSCAIDEPSSSSSKSLSRNNRLDGILVIDIPMQINEEEEQKSPMPTRLRSLKRLLSGNRRTNPSSPKNFDLEQGVRGQS from the coding sequence ATGACAGACTCAGGGGCTGGGAATTTTGGTGACTCAAGTGTGATCGAGCGCACGGGAAAGATTATGGTGGTGACCGTTATCCTCCTCTTTTTCGTTGTAGTGTTTGTCTTCTGCCTCCACCTCTACGCCAAATGGTTCTGGTACCGTCGCCAAGTTAATCCCACAACCACCACCCGGCGCCGCCGACGACTAGACTTCTCCCCTGGCTATCATGAAGCAGCAGCTGTTGCCGCCTTGCGCCGTGGCCTCGATCCTTCACTCCTTAAAACCATACCCATCACTTTATTTGATCCCAAAGAGTTCAAAGATGGGCTAGAGTGTTCAGTGTGTCTCTGTGAGGTCGCCGAAGGTGAAAAAACCAGACTTCTACCGAAATGCAATCATGGATTTCATGTAGAATGCATTGACATGTGGTTTCAATCACATTCTACTTGTCCCCTCTGTAGAAACCCTGTTGCAAATCAGGGCCAATCCTCTGAGAATTCTGCTGCTGATTCAACATTAGAAACTACACAACAAATTCCAGCGGTGGAGAATCCAGATTTTTCAACAGAAACTCCAAATTTTCCAACCAATGTTTTATTCTGGGGTGATGAAACTCAAGTTAGCACTTTTGGTCCAAATTGTGTGGCGGAAGATCATCAAAGTTGTGCTATTGATGAGCCATCTAGCTCATCCTCAAAGTCGTTATCTAGGAATAATCGGCTAGATGGGATATTGGTGATCGATATTCCAATGCAGATTAATGAAGAGGAAGAACAAAAGTCACCAATGCCGACGAGACTCAGATCACTTAAAAGGCTCTTGAGTGGTAATAGAAGAACCAATCCTTCTAGTCCTAAGAATTTTGACCTGGAGCAAGGAGTCCGAGGACAAAGTTAA
- the LOC140834902 gene encoding ubiquitin-conjugating enzyme E2 34-like isoform X2, with product MAEKACVKRLQKEYRALCKEPVSNVVARPLPNDILEWHYLLEGSDGTPFAGGYYYGKIKFPPEYPFKPPGISMTTPNGRFMTQKKICLSMSDFHPESWNPMWSVSSILTGLLSFMMDTSPTTGSVTTTAEEKQRLAKSSLAFNCKNPTFRKLFPEHVEKYERQLAAQQLAEQSAPASIQEENFEPSLKKRGTREEQKNIEVPKEVNNLRQRSFPSWWWLLLVFIFGGVMALPLLQL from the exons ATGGCTGAAAAAGCATGCGTAAAGCGCCTTCAGAAGGAATATAGAGCACTTTGTAAA GAACCTGTTTCCAATGTTGTGGCACGCCCTCTTCCCAACGACATCCTTGAGTGGC ATTATTTGTTGGAGGGGAGTGATGGAACGCCATTTGCAG GTGGTTATTATTATGGAAAGATAAAGTTTCCACCAGAATATCCGTTTAAACCTCCAGGAATCAG TATGACTACTCCGAATGGACGCTTTATGACTCAAAAGAAGATATGCCTGTCTATGAGCGATT TCCATCCAGAGAGTTGGAACCCTATGTGGTCTGTCTCAAG CATATTGAcagggcttctttctttcatg ATGGACACTAGTCCCACTACTGGCAGTGTCACAACTACTGCAGAAGAGAAACAAAGGCTTGCGAAGTCTTCTTTGGCATTCAACTGTAAAAA CCCAACATTCAGGAAACTTTTTCCAGAACATGTGGAAAAATACGAACGGCAGCTAGCAGCACAGCAATTGGCAGAACAGTCAGCACCTGCATCCATTCAAGAAGAAAATTTTGAACCCTCGTTGAAGAAACGTGGGACCAGAGAAGAGCAGAAAAATATAGAAGTCCCGAAAGAAGTGAATAACCTGAGGCAAAGATCTTTCCCTTCCTGGTGGTGGTTGTTGCTAGTTTTCATTTTTGGCGGTGTCATGGCTCTGCCTCTGCTACAACTTTAG
- the LOC140834902 gene encoding ubiquitin-conjugating enzyme E2 34-like isoform X1 gives MAEKACVKRLQKEYRALCKEPVSNVVARPLPNDILEWHYLLEGSDGTPFAGGYYYGKIKFPPEYPFKPPGISMTTPNGRFMTQKKICLSMSDCKLIMVNHVNAFYILFHLHCHFPVHPESWNPMWSVSSILTGLLSFMMDTSPTTGSVTTTAEEKQRLAKSSLAFNCKNPTFRKLFPEHVEKYERQLAAQQLAEQSAPASIQEENFEPSLKKRGTREEQKNIEVPKEVNNLRQRSFPSWWWLLLVFIFGGVMALPLLQL, from the exons ATGGCTGAAAAAGCATGCGTAAAGCGCCTTCAGAAGGAATATAGAGCACTTTGTAAA GAACCTGTTTCCAATGTTGTGGCACGCCCTCTTCCCAACGACATCCTTGAGTGGC ATTATTTGTTGGAGGGGAGTGATGGAACGCCATTTGCAG GTGGTTATTATTATGGAAAGATAAAGTTTCCACCAGAATATCCGTTTAAACCTCCAGGAATCAG TATGACTACTCCGAATGGACGCTTTATGACTCAAAAGAAGATATGCCTGTCTATGAGCGATTGTAAGTTAATTATGGTAAATCATGTCAATGCTTTCTACATTTTGTTTCACTTACACTGTCATTTTCCAGTCCATCCAGAGAGTTGGAACCCTATGTGGTCTGTCTCAAG CATATTGAcagggcttctttctttcatg ATGGACACTAGTCCCACTACTGGCAGTGTCACAACTACTGCAGAAGAGAAACAAAGGCTTGCGAAGTCTTCTTTGGCATTCAACTGTAAAAA CCCAACATTCAGGAAACTTTTTCCAGAACATGTGGAAAAATACGAACGGCAGCTAGCAGCACAGCAATTGGCAGAACAGTCAGCACCTGCATCCATTCAAGAAGAAAATTTTGAACCCTCGTTGAAGAAACGTGGGACCAGAGAAGAGCAGAAAAATATAGAAGTCCCGAAAGAAGTGAATAACCTGAGGCAAAGATCTTTCCCTTCCTGGTGGTGGTTGTTGCTAGTTTTCATTTTTGGCGGTGTCATGGCTCTGCCTCTGCTACAACTTTAG